TGACACGTGGAAGTGCTGAGGGCAGGAGCTGTCACTGGTTTCACACCCATGGCACTGGACATGCTGCCATCTCTGCTTTTCCATTTTCCTCCTTAGCTCTCCCTAGGAGCTGTctcaagaggacacagtctcaagctgtgccaagggagatacaggctagaattaaggaggaagtttttcacagaaagagtggtcaaatactggaatcatccacctagggaggtggtggagtcaccatcccttgatgtgtttaaaaaaagactggatgtggcacttggtgccatgatctagttgaggtgttagaacatgggtcgGACTCGATGATCtgaaaggtctcttccaacctagaaattctgtgtgattctgtgtcaGCAGCACTCAGGCCCCTTGGTATTGCAGAGCTTTACCTGCTTTGTGTCAAACACGCCCCTCTGTCAGAAGACACAACCTCAAGGCCCTTCTTGCGCTCTTTCCCCAGGTCCCATCAGCAGCATTTTGGTGAACCGCTACGGCAGCCGCCCCGTGGTGATGTTTGGGGGGCTCCTGTGTGGGGTGGGGATGATCTCAGCTGCCTTCTGCACCAGCATCCTGCAGCTCTACATCTGCGTGGGCTTCATCACAGgtgagagcacagcacagcacctcCTTCCCTGCACAGAGAGGATCCCTCCTGAtggcctggggctggcacacctgggcaaTCTGCACCAACACAAAcacagggaaaatggggagaTAAAAAGCTTGGGAGATAAAATCTGGTGGGACAAAGGCCCCCctttattgtatttgtggggttcccAGATGAGGGAAGGAACGATGAATCTGGCtccgtgttctcagaaggctaatttattattttatgatactatattatgttaaagaatgctatactaaactatactaaacaatacagaaaggatacttacagaaggctaaaaagataataatgaaaactcgtgactctgaGTTGGCACTGATTGGTcattgagtcaaaacaattcacaggaaaccaatgaaacaatcacctgttggataagcaatttccaaccacattccaaagcagcaaaacacaggagaagcaaatgagataattattgttttcctttttctctgaggcttcacagcttcccaggagacaaatcctgggcaaagggattttcccAGAAAATATGATTGCCACACTCATTATCAATGCTTATCAATAGTTCCCTGTGCCCTGTTCCTGGCTGGACGTGGCATGTGGgatccaggcagggctgtgctctgggccAGGTGCTGGGCATGGTGCCCATCAGAGCCCTCAGCTCCCCTGAAGCAAACCCAGGCTCACTGTGCTCTGTCCTGGGCATGGCAAGTCCTTCTGGGTACAAGTGTGACTATAAAGAAAGCACCCTTGTTCCTATTTTACTGTGTGTTATCTTCCCTCTGTGAGATACATGGGGTGACATTTCAGGGGTTTGCTTCAGTTGACTTGCCCTTTTCCAGCTTGTGAGGTCCTTTATCTGAAAATGAGAACTGCTGGGGTTGACCAAAAATATCCCTactgtgaaaaaaaaccaaacaaaaacccctgtATTTCCTTCTTGAAGTTCCAATTTGAATTGCCTGTATTGAAATATGAAATCACATATTGGAAACTCAAGTAGAATAAGGCACAGGCTCAGTCCAGCATCTTTAAAGCCTGCAGGTGCCAGGTTATTGCTTTTAAAAGTAGATGGATTAGAGCTCTCCACCTGTGTGAGTATAGGTGCTTAATTGTGAGTATTTTTGGTTTATTATTTTGGATAAGGTACTGCCAAAGTTTATTCCAGTGCAGCTAGGACATCTGCTTGGAAGCATGACACAATGAGTTCAAATTGGCTTCCGAGGTTGCCAGGTGTATGGTTTAATGAATGTTCCCAATCTCTCTGCAGATGCATTAGGTGTTGCTGCTTTCTGAATGTGAAAATGAGAGCTCAACATTTAAAATCAATAAAACCAGCCACTAGCAAAGTAAATTGGGACAGAAAGTTTGTCACTCTGTTCTTCTATATCAATATTATTTTACTAAATTGGTACAGTAGTGAATGAATCCCTGTGTAGCATTACCCCTCTTAAACTTTACTCTTCCTAAGGACTGTCACTGTAATTAAATGAAATTGTTTTATTATTGGATGAATAAGTCCCGCAGATTCCTTGAAAGAGACTCCAGAAACAAAGGGATGGGAAATCAAATTAACCAATGTCTCCCAGTATTTCTCAATGCATGAGCTTGCATCATTTCCTCCTAAACAAATATCCTCTGGGAGGGTAAAGGgggaagtgacaggacaaggggagatGACTTTCAACTGACAGAGGGCAGCTTAGATTAGAttctgggaagaaattctttattgtgagggttGGGAGGACCTGCTGAGagaaaagctgtggctgtcccatccaaggccaggttggatggcacttggagaaacctgggacagtggaaggtgtccctgccatggcaggggagttgccATGGgatgagtttgaaggtcccttccaatccaaaccattgtGTGATTCTAAGTTGACTACTGCTGGATTAGCACGTGGACACCATAAATCCTTTGCTGAAAGTATTCCATGCACTTTGGTGAGCAGAAGGACTCAGACAAGAAACAGGGCTGTAGGAAGGCACCAGCCTCTCTGTTCTAAAGCACTTGGATAAAAAGGTGACAGAAGGGAGCTCTGTGCATAACCCCAACAGAGCCAGGATTGATAAAGGCCTTGCTCTTGGTCCCTGAACGTGTCTGCAAGTCTGGGGCATCACCCAGCACGGAGTGTGGGCTGTGCTCAGTGCACACAGGTGACCCTTGTGCCAGCCCTGAGGGACAGAGCTGAAACACTCACATCTCTTTGCACTGCTGTGCTGATTCCTCTGCACTGCTGTGCTGATTCCTCTGAGCAGGGCACACCTTTTGTGTGCATCTTTGTCGCAttcatcttttatggaaaatcctttctttaggatttttcctcctgagaagctgagagacctcaggaacaaaatgtaaacaatggttatctgctgctgtggaatgcaacaggtgcatctgtgattggtctcatgtggttgtttctaattaatggccagtcacagtgagctggcttggactctctgtctgaaaccaaagcctttgttatcattcttggctattctattcttagccagccttctgatgaaaccttttcttctattcttatagtatagttttattgtaatatatgtcataaaataataaatcagccttctgaagcatggactcagatcctcatctcttccccaatctgaaaacccctgtgaacaccctcACACATCTTTTCCTCCTGCCTGCTGAACAAGGGCAGCTGTGGGGATGAGGTGCTGGCTGATAACCCATCATCCACAGGCACAGGGGTGTGTGGAGAAGGAATAGTAATTTGACAGAGAAGGGAAGATGCTTGCAAGCCTGCTAACATGCTTGATGCCTCCAATTAAGCTTGAAGTATCTTTTCTGGTCAGGCCTAGCATGGAAGCATTCAAGGGCAATTAGGAAGCCACCTGCCCATCACACAGCTGTGACAGTGCTGCTGCACGAGGAGAGAGGCTTTTGTGAAGGGGATTTGCAGTAACTGTAAAGCAACCTGTAAACATCACACTCTTTGTAGCCTCCTTGCTACCAGCCTGGAAGGAAAATAGGCTGATGTAAAAGCCTGGGCTCATGTAAGTCACAGGGATGGAGGTAAAAACAAGGTCTTGGTACAGGGAGGTCTCTGCTACAGTGCTGTGCCTTTGGCATATTAATAGGTATCTCttcagaggagcagagcaggaagaATCTGTTGGCAGTGGGGGGATTAGACACAGCAACCTCAGCTGCTGACTTGATTATGCCTGTTTCCATTTGCATGCAGAgcaggagccaggctctgctggtgGAGGCAGCTCTGTCCTTGACGGCTCTCTGGGCTGCACGAGGCACTTTGAAACCCCACAGCcccttcccatttgtttccctaCAGCACTTAGAAAAAGAAATGGGGTTTGCAAGCTGTCCACCTGGACAGATGCCAGCCTGCATGCATTAAGTAGGTGTTTCAACATGCAACCTTTCCAGAAGTCTGAGGCAGAAGCAGCAAATTTTAAAGCTGATTGCAAGGTGGTAATGACTGGTCAGAGTTTAGCTCAATCTGGACCAATTAGACTGCCATGAAATAAAATGGGATCTTAGACTGCCGTGAAATAAAACGGGATCTTGGGTGAGGCATGTGGACTAATGAGAGCAGAGTCTTTGCCATGGCTGTAGGTGTTGAGCACTGAAATACCTGGTCAAATGTTCCTTGCTAATAAAGTGAGAACAAGATCAATAACTACACAGCTGAGTCCTGTAGCACCACTTATTTCCTTCTGATATGAGTGAGATGTATTTAATCCAGGAAAGGACACTCCCTCTGGCACAGGTTTGCCTCTGTTCTTGCAGCACCACTGACAGACCTCTCTGTCACATCCCTGGGGAGAAAATGTGGTTATTGAGTAACAATTCCAGCTATGGAAAAGCTGCTGTAGCTTCTGAAAACTGCAATAAAATGGATGCAAATATTTCTTCTTAAAGTCAGCCAAAAGCTTAGAGTAAATTGAAATTCCAGTTATTCAATTTGAAACTCTCCAAATTTAATTAATGGGAAGAGCATGAGGTAATATTAAATTAGATTTGTCTGACTGGCAAATTAATGTTcacataataaaaaaaattgagaTGATTATTGTTTAAGTGGGTAGCTGGCATCCAGTCTGATTTTCCTCCTTTGGAAGATGTGTGTTGTGTCCCTACCAAAAATGACTCTGTGGAAATGATGGTTCAATTTCTGCCCTTACTGACCAGCCTGGGAAATGGGGAGCTAATGCAAACTCTCACCTGCTGTGCTGCATCTTCTCAGGTGGAAAAAGATACATTTCTATATTTCAGCACTGTCAAGGGTGTTCTCTAACCAgggctgtggttttcctctgtggTTCCCAGGTCACCCTGAATTTGGCCCTATAGACATTACAGGCAGGCTGCACTCCCCAAAGATGTGCCCTGCATAACATATGGACTATCTAAAAAAGTTCATGCTGAGAATGTTCTCTATCCAGAATTACTTTAATGTGTTGccatttcaatttatttttaatgttgtAAACTtcaaagtaattaaaaaaaataactttAGACTTGGCAAAAATCATAATTTTGTAAACCCATCCAAACTGAAACTATCCAGCATTGGCTGGATTCTGCTGCATCAGTTGGATTCTACTCTATCAGTGACTAATGATAGTGTTCCTTAATTAATTTTGAGGACCTTGACCTTTGTAAATTCTCTTCTGTAAAGCAATATGCCTAATTATGTACTGCACAGTTAAACAAACTAATTATATTGACTAATGAACAAGAAAAAATCTGCATGACCCTATTTTCAGGATTCATGTTCTCTGATATAATCACTTCAAGGATTACATTTCTACTTTGTTCTAATGTGGCTCATTCTTTCCTGGATGATGGAGTGGAAAATATGTGGCATgacttttaaatgccattttgaTGGAGTTCTGAAAAAATGAACTTTTTATGAAAATACTGCATGTCAAAGAAATGCTTGAAAATACTATTGATGTTTAATTATTGATTATTGGTGCTGGGCATCAGGAGGAatggttggatatcaggaagaattttttcactgaaaaggTGATTAAGCCTTGGAATGGGTTGCCCAGATGGTGGTGGAttcaccatccttggaagtgttcaagaaaaagctggaggtggcactcagagctctggtcTGGTTTATAAGGTGATGACTGGTCAGAGGTTGGACTCCTGACATGGTCTTgggggtcttttccagccttactgcttctgtgattctatggttctatttGTCAGTGCTCCCAAACAGAACCACAAAAAATTGAGACCACCACAGCATTTGGCATTTCTGCCTGCAGATTCCACCTGTGCAGGAGAAGCTGGCCAACTGAATTGGCAATGCTGATTTATAACGGCATTTATATATCtaaatgcaataaaaataaattctaatTAAAATACACACTCTGGGGTCCTGTATAATTAGCATCCTCAGTAGCTGTTTTGCTGTGTACTTGCAGACCTCTTAATCTTTTGGATCAGACTTGAACTGCTCACAGCACCAAATCAGTCGTGGCTGAGGAGGGTGGTGTTATTTTCTGTGCAGGTCTGGCTGCCCAGCAGCAGAGTTGGGTGCCCATGGAAGGGGAGGCCAGCCCTGGATGGATGAACTTTGGTCGTTGACACTGTCTAAGCCAAAATAACCTTCCTCAAACTGCGAGTTGCCATTTTTTAAAAACAGATCAGTCCTCTCCCCCAGCAAGGCTGCTGTGTGTGGACAGAACCCACCAGAATTTCATGAGGGAATAATTTTGGTTCACTCTGAAGCAAACTCTTGGTGCTAGTTTTGCCACCCAAAAGATTTGCAGTGCAAAGGGAAGGGGTTTCTCTGACTGAAAGAGTGTTTCTGGGGTCTGGTTACCCAAATCTGGCAGCCAGAACTCAGGAACACCCTAAGCAACATTTTCATCCAGATTGTTGTGTTGAAGAGCCACCAGTGAACCAACTGACTGTGAATTTCCTTAAACAATGAGCTGAGGAGAAAACTGTTCAAATCTTCCTTTGTTTATCTGAACTTTTTTCCAGGATTTGGCCTTGCTCTCAACCTTCAGCCATCAGTGATAATCATAGGGAAATACTTCTTGAAGAGAAGACCCCTAGCCAATGGCCTTGCTATGGCTGGGAGCCCCGTGATGCTTTGCACCCTGGCACCTCTCAACCAATTCCTTTTTGACAATTTTGGCTGGAGGGGCAGCTTTTTAATTCTTGGGGCAATTTTATTAAactgctgtgtggcaggagctctCTTCAGACCCATCGGGCCAGGCACAGCACAGGTCAAAACCCAGGTGACTGAGGAAGGGAAGGATGCCCTGAAAGGAAAGATCACTGAAGATGGCCCCATGGAGAGCAAAacagaagaggaaggagaaaaggACTGCTTTGAAAAAGTCAATCAGTACCTTGATTTCTCCCTCTTTAAACACAGAGGGTTCTTGATTTACCTGATCGGAAACGTGCTGATGTTCCTGGGGTTCTTTGCCCCCATCGTTTTCCTGGCACCCTATGCCAAGCACACCGGCGTAGACGAATATTCAGCTGCTTTCCTGCTCTCCATCCTGGCCATTGTGGACATGGTCGCTCGCCCCGCCACGGGCATCATTGCCAACAGCAGGTGGGTGAGGCCGCGGATCCAGTACTTCTTCAGCTTCGCCA
This region of Melospiza melodia melodia isolate bMelMel2 chromosome 10, bMelMel2.pri, whole genome shotgun sequence genomic DNA includes:
- the LOC134422659 gene encoding monocarboxylate transporter 2-like isoform X1, with amino-acid sequence MSPPVLSELGYVPPDGGWGWAVVFGASISIGFAFTFPKAFTVYFKEIQAFFNISYSQIAWTTSIMCATTYGGGPISSILVNRYGSRPVVMFGGLLCGVGMISAAFCTSILQLYICVGFITGFGLALNLQPSVIIIGKYFLKRRPLANGLAMAGSPVMLCTLAPLNQFLFDNFGWRGSFLILGAILLNCCVAGALFRPIGPGTAQVKTQVTEEGKDALKGKITEDGPMESKTEEEGEKDCFEKVNQYLDFSLFKHRGFLIYLIGNVLMFLGFFAPIVFLAPYAKHTGVDEYSAAFLLSILAIVDMVARPATGIIANSRWVRPRIQYFFSFAIAFNGACHLLCPLASSYTGLIVYSSFFGLAFGMVCAMLFETLMDLVGAARFTSAVGLVTIAECCTILLGPPIGGILIDTFGDYKYMFIKCGSVMVLAGTFLFIMNYYNYRMLAKEEKERKAKEEDPKSVRTENEGQKNWNKDSTQDGPELEPLKEKGEGLKKEMNGTNEV
- the LOC134422659 gene encoding monocarboxylate transporter 2-like isoform X2, giving the protein MPAPAEAGRVPGPPDGGWGWMVLLGAFVSIGFAYAFPKGLAIFFKEIQDFFGTSYSEIAWVSSIMLATTYGAGPISSILVNRYGSRPVVMFGGLLCGVGMISAAFCTSILQLYICVGFITGFGLALNLQPSVIIIGKYFLKRRPLANGLAMAGSPVMLCTLAPLNQFLFDNFGWRGSFLILGAILLNCCVAGALFRPIGPGTAQVKTQVTEEGKDALKGKITEDGPMESKTEEEGEKDCFEKVNQYLDFSLFKHRGFLIYLIGNVLMFLGFFAPIVFLAPYAKHTGVDEYSAAFLLSILAIVDMVARPATGIIANSRWVRPRIQYFFSFAIAFNGACHLLCPLASSYTGLIVYSSFFGLAFGMVCAMLFETLMDLVGAARFTSAVGLVTIAECCTILLGPPIGGILIDTFGDYKYMFIKCGSVMVLAGTFLFIMNYYNYRMLAKEEKERKAKEEDPKSVRTENEGQKNWNKDSTQDGPELEPLKEKGEGLKKEMNGTNEV